A stretch of the Filimonas lacunae genome encodes the following:
- the rpoN gene encoding RNA polymerase factor sigma-54, which produces MINQRIEQKGQLKVLPQKIQFLNFLYLNRQELEMRIQNELIENPLLELKDNGESEKENDEVIADFKGVEEYMYDDIPDYKYEYHNYLPDNAHVDRPLEERPDFRADLRRQLGLLETDARMYDLAVYIIDSLNDYGMLDTDIDTLAEEYSFNQQRVTEPEQLEQVIKLLQTLDPPGIASFSVKDCLLTQLNRVEKKCPVCRKAIELMTHYYDYLYTGSFDRIMDQMQLDKEEFQAVIHYIAKLSPHPVIVTDSEEEKQQVIVPDVFVLKEGERFVITLNNAYSDRLMINNYGSELHVEGAADRAQKQAKKYIKSKTTAANWFISAVQQREHTLVKIMQAIVHLQRAYFEEGDTAQIKPMILKQVAELSGMDISTVSRATANKYAETEFGMVSLKALFTEGVHNTEGETISNRIIRDHIKDIIAGEDRKDPFTDQQITDALKKNGIMIARRTVTKYREQLQIPVAHLRKLSAQIQH; this is translated from the coding sequence ATGATAAATCAAAGAATTGAACAGAAGGGCCAGTTAAAGGTATTACCGCAAAAAATACAGTTTCTCAACTTTCTGTATTTGAACAGACAGGAGCTGGAAATGCGCATACAGAATGAATTAATTGAAAACCCGTTGCTGGAATTGAAAGACAACGGGGAGAGCGAGAAAGAGAATGACGAGGTGATAGCTGATTTTAAGGGGGTAGAGGAATACATGTATGACGATATACCTGACTATAAATATGAGTATCATAATTATTTGCCTGACAACGCGCATGTAGACAGGCCGCTGGAAGAGCGTCCTGATTTCAGGGCCGATTTACGCCGTCAGCTGGGCTTGCTGGAAACTGACGCCAGGATGTATGATCTGGCGGTGTATATTATAGACAGCCTGAATGACTATGGTATGCTGGATACAGATATAGACACGCTGGCAGAAGAATATTCCTTTAATCAGCAGCGTGTTACCGAGCCGGAGCAGCTGGAGCAGGTGATAAAGCTGTTGCAAACGCTGGACCCGCCTGGTATTGCCAGTTTTTCGGTAAAAGATTGTTTGCTCACACAGTTGAACCGGGTAGAGAAGAAGTGTCCGGTTTGCCGCAAGGCCATAGAGCTGATGACGCATTATTATGATTACCTGTACACCGGCAGTTTTGACCGCATAATGGATCAGATGCAGCTGGATAAAGAAGAGTTTCAGGCTGTGATACATTATATAGCCAAGCTGAGTCCACACCCGGTAATAGTAACAGATTCGGAAGAAGAAAAACAGCAGGTGATTGTGCCTGATGTGTTTGTGTTAAAAGAAGGAGAGCGTTTTGTGATCACTTTGAATAATGCTTATTCCGACAGGTTGATGATAAATAATTACGGGAGTGAACTGCATGTAGAAGGGGCGGCCGACAGGGCACAGAAGCAGGCTAAAAAGTATATCAAAAGCAAAACAACTGCGGCCAACTGGTTTATATCGGCGGTGCAGCAACGGGAGCATACCCTGGTAAAAATTATGCAGGCCATTGTGCATTTACAAAGGGCTTATTTTGAAGAAGGGGATACGGCACAGATAAAACCGATGATATTGAAGCAGGTAGCAGAATTGTCTGGCATGGATATTTCAACTGTATCGCGTGCCACTGCCAATAAATACGCAGAAACAGAATTTGGAATGGTGAGTTTGAAAGCGTTGTTTACGGAAGGTGTGCATAATACGGAAGGGGAAACAATCAGCAACCGTATTATACGCGATCATATTAAAGACATTATTGCGGGAGAGGACAGAAAGGACCCGTTTACGGACCAGCAGATAACAGACGCATTGAAAAAAAATGGAATAATGATTGCAAGAAGAACGGTAACAAAGTACAGGGAACAGCTGCAGATACCTGTTGCCCATTTAAGGAAGCTGTCTGCTCAAATACAACATTAA
- a CDS encoding hybrid sensor histidine kinase/response regulator → MSGVQQPVRILVVDDDEDDFLILKDMLQAISHPVKATWSYSYNDALEHIRSGAYDVIIVDFRLGRKTGIDLMADAARFHFDTPFIFLTGAGSAKIDALALKAGATDYLVKGEMTEEKLDRSIRYAIERSKVIAALRLSETKYRNVFENSKDGIFIADHTGRIIQTNTVFIQLLGVSIDDNPALNLTDLVTSEQQKNILANVIEHCGEIKDMETELLYAGEDIRTGLLSISCSTNENGESFFQCFLHDITELKKSERNLFQIEKLNAMGGLVRTLAHEVRNPLNNINLSVDQMEEMFTDEGLAIYLEIVKRNSGYINSLITELLHSLRHTEMNIQKWPVHDIFYLSLAKVKDRLDIKKIQVKVLLPQEDLHVQIDLEKMNSAFLNLLTNAIEAIEHNEGLITLSSEKSKDGVLVKIQDNGMGISTESLGRLFEPYYTTKRNGMGLGMVATLNILQAHNATIEVKSEVGKGTAFSILFPWPVEAAEN, encoded by the coding sequence ATGAGTGGTGTTCAACAGCCTGTAAGGATATTGGTAGTAGATGATGATGAAGATGATTTTTTGATTTTAAAAGACATGCTGCAGGCAATATCCCATCCTGTAAAAGCTACCTGGTCTTACTCTTATAACGATGCCTTAGAGCATATCCGTTCCGGTGCATACGATGTTATTATTGTAGACTTCCGCCTGGGACGTAAAACCGGTATTGATTTAATGGCCGATGCGGCCCGGTTTCATTTTGATACGCCTTTTATTTTTTTAACAGGTGCAGGCAGTGCCAAAATTGATGCGCTGGCTTTAAAAGCTGGTGCTACCGATTACCTGGTAAAAGGGGAGATGACTGAAGAGAAACTGGATAGAAGTATCCGGTATGCTATTGAAAGAAGCAAGGTGATTGCCGCATTGCGTTTAAGTGAAACCAAATACCGCAATGTATTTGAAAACTCGAAAGATGGTATTTTTATAGCAGACCATACCGGGCGCATTATACAAACCAACACGGTGTTTATCCAGTTGCTGGGTGTTTCCATTGATGATAATCCTGCCTTAAATCTTACCGACCTGGTTACTTCGGAACAGCAAAAAAACATACTGGCCAATGTTATTGAGCATTGTGGCGAGATAAAAGATATGGAAACGGAACTGCTGTATGCGGGTGAAGACATTCGCACAGGGCTGTTAAGTATTTCGTGCAGCACTAATGAAAACGGCGAAAGCTTTTTTCAATGTTTTTTACATGATATTACGGAGCTGAAAAAGAGTGAACGTAACCTGTTTCAGATAGAGAAGCTGAATGCCATGGGAGGGCTGGTGCGCACGTTGGCACATGAGGTTAGAAACCCGCTGAATAATATAAACCTTTCGGTAGACCAGATGGAGGAAATGTTTACCGATGAAGGTCTGGCTATTTACCTGGAAATTGTAAAGCGCAATTCTGGGTATATTAATTCACTTATTACAGAACTGTTGCACTCCTTACGGCACACAGAAATGAATATTCAGAAGTGGCCGGTGCATGATATTTTTTACCTGTCGCTTGCCAAGGTAAAAGACCGTTTAGATATTAAGAAGATTCAGGTAAAAGTATTGTTGCCACAGGAAGATTTGCATGTGCAGATTGACCTGGAGAAAATGAACTCTGCCTTTTTAAACCTGTTGACCAATGCTATTGAAGCCATAGAGCATAACGAAGGGCTTATTACCTTAAGCTCTGAGAAAAGCAAGGATGGCGTATTAGTGAAAATACAGGATAATGGCATGGGCATATCTACCGAAAGCCTGGGGCGCCTGTTTGAACCTTATTATACCACTAAGCGCAATGGTATGGGACTGGGCATGGTGGCTACTTTAAACATACTACAGGCGCACAATGCTACTATTGAGGTGAAATCAGAAGTAGGCAAAGGCACTGCATTCAGTATCCTGTTTCCCTGGCCGGTAGAAGCTGCAGAGAATTAA
- a CDS encoding sigma-54-dependent transcriptional regulator has protein sequence MPKILIVDDDKDMCLLLERFLRKKNYEVVVANSGKEALNCLFRNNVHLVLCDYKLEDVTGAELLTSIRKEYADLPVIIITAYSDIKTAVDAMKKGAFDYVTKPLFPDEILLTIEKALKSGGVAPHNTNGAVVDGAKADHQNGSVKEKQIALHSDRFVAGKSPLFKNILEQIRRVAPTDYSVIIYGESGSGKEVLANEIHMQSKRAKNPFVAVDCGALSRELAGSELFGHEKGAFTGALNQKTGIFEVANGGTVFLDEIANLSYDIQVSLLRAVQERKIRRVGGTKDIDFDVRIIVASNEELWEAAKKGKFREDLFHRFNEFSIKIPPLRDRKEDVMQFATHFLQQANEELNKHIKGFQPEVEDIFRKYVWHGNLRELKNVIKRTSLLTDGDMIEVTSLPFEIINYSKLNFDEAEEAPAEKASKVEAGIVLPKREDSLGENSLKDAAADAEYLTILKALKEVNFNKSKAARLLNVDRKTLYNKIKQFDENNNR, from the coding sequence ATGCCTAAGATTCTCATCGTTGATGATGATAAAGACATGTGTCTTTTGCTGGAAAGATTTCTCAGGAAGAAGAATTATGAAGTAGTAGTGGCTAATTCCGGAAAAGAGGCATTGAACTGCCTGTTCAGGAACAATGTGCACCTGGTGCTTTGTGATTACAAGCTGGAAGATGTAACCGGCGCGGAGTTGTTAACTTCTATCCGTAAAGAGTATGCTGATTTGCCGGTAATTATTATCACGGCCTATAGTGATATTAAAACGGCGGTTGATGCTATGAAAAAGGGTGCGTTTGATTATGTAACCAAACCCTTGTTCCCGGATGAGATTTTGCTGACCATTGAAAAGGCGCTGAAGAGTGGCGGTGTGGCACCCCACAATACCAACGGTGCTGTTGTGGATGGCGCTAAAGCCGATCATCAGAATGGCAGTGTTAAAGAAAAGCAGATTGCTTTGCATTCCGACAGGTTTGTAGCAGGCAAAAGTCCTTTATTTAAGAATATACTGGAACAGATACGACGTGTAGCGCCTACTGACTACAGTGTTATCATATATGGCGAAAGTGGTAGTGGTAAAGAAGTGCTGGCCAATGAAATTCATATGCAAAGCAAGCGTGCTAAAAATCCGTTTGTGGCTGTGGATTGCGGCGCTTTATCGCGCGAGTTGGCAGGCAGTGAGCTGTTCGGGCATGAGAAAGGTGCTTTTACAGGTGCATTGAACCAGAAGACGGGCATATTTGAAGTAGCCAACGGCGGAACAGTGTTCCTGGATGAAATAGCCAACCTGAGTTATGATATACAGGTAAGCCTGTTGCGTGCCGTACAGGAACGTAAAATAAGAAGGGTAGGCGGTACCAAGGATATTGATTTTGATGTGCGCATTATAGTAGCCAGTAACGAAGAGTTATGGGAAGCTGCGAAAAAAGGTAAGTTCAGAGAAGATCTGTTTCACCGCTTTAATGAGTTCAGCATTAAAATACCGCCATTGCGCGATCGTAAGGAAGATGTGATGCAGTTTGCCACACACTTTTTACAACAAGCCAATGAAGAACTGAATAAACATATCAAGGGCTTTCAGCCAGAGGTGGAAGATATCTTCCGCAAATATGTATGGCATGGTAACCTGCGTGAATTGAAGAATGTAATTAAGCGTACTTCTTTATTAACGGATGGTGATATGATTGAAGTGACCTCCCTGCCATTTGAAATTATCAACTATTCCAAGCTGAATTTTGATGAGGCTGAAGAAGCGCCCGCAGAAAAAGCCAGTAAGGTAGAAGCAGGTATTGTGTTGCCTAAGCGGGAAGATTCGCTGGGCGAAAACAGCCTGAAAGATGCAGCAGCAGATGCAGAGTACCTTACTATTTTAAAAGCGTTGAAGGAAGTAAACTTTAATAAAAGCAAGGCAGCCCGATTACTAAACGTAGACAGGAAGACCCTGTACAATAAGATTAAACAATTTGACGAGAATAACAACCGGTAA
- a CDS encoding DUF4142 domain-containing protein produces MKTTTVCVALLLLGGTMLYTSCDSTPKEENKDSKEVAEDANKQKFTEDSTKKNAELLVDITAANYHEVALASVAKEKSTDKNIRTLADSLISDHKRVISDLQSLAAGKSVTLPAAETEDAMKDTEKFKAKNNTEFNKDWTDELVSLHKKSISKFEDAVNNNDVNSDFKAWAGVTLPKLRHHLDMLEALQASYAKK; encoded by the coding sequence ATGAAAACAACAACCGTATGTGTAGCGCTGCTATTGTTAGGTGGAACCATGCTATACACCTCGTGCGACAGCACACCCAAAGAGGAGAACAAAGACAGTAAAGAAGTAGCAGAAGACGCTAACAAGCAAAAGTTTACAGAGGATTCTACTAAAAAGAATGCGGAATTACTGGTAGATATTACCGCCGCCAACTATCACGAAGTAGCTTTGGCTTCTGTGGCAAAAGAAAAGAGCACAGATAAAAACATCAGAACGCTGGCCGACTCACTGATCTCTGATCATAAAAGGGTGATTTCCGATTTGCAATCCCTGGCAGCCGGTAAATCAGTAACCCTCCCCGCTGCTGAAACAGAAGACGCGATGAAGGATACAGAAAAGTTTAAAGCAAAAAACAATACAGAATTTAATAAAGATTGGACGGATGAGCTGGTAAGCCTGCATAAGAAAAGCATTTCTAAATTTGAAGATGCAGTGAACAACAATGATGTAAACAGCGACTTTAAAGCATGGGCAGGTGTTACCCTTCCTAAACTCAGGCACCACCTGGATATGCTGGAGGCATTGCAAGCCAGCTATGCTAAAAAATAA
- a CDS encoding type 1 glutamine amidotransferase, whose product MQIKIAILDLYNGQPNEGMRCLQEIVTNWAQQQQHALVLNIFEVRQQVQLPDLSYDIYISSGGPGSPLSGADSKWENAWINWLQKLEAWNNTSGNKPKPVFFICHSFQLACKYYKVGQVCKRHSAAFGAFPVHQLQAGKQETLFQGLHDPFYAVDSRNYQVVQPDLNRIQEIGGQLLAIEKERPHVPYERAIMAIRFNKYFIGTQFHPEADAEGTSKHLQREDKKAAIIESYGEEKWHSMMEAMINPEKINHTQQHILPAFLNNALL is encoded by the coding sequence ATGCAAATAAAAATAGCGATACTGGACTTGTACAACGGACAACCTAACGAAGGGATGCGCTGTTTGCAGGAAATTGTAACCAACTGGGCACAACAGCAACAGCATGCGCTTGTGCTGAATATATTTGAAGTTAGACAACAGGTTCAACTACCTGATTTATCTTACGACATCTATATATCCAGCGGTGGCCCCGGCTCGCCCCTTTCTGGTGCTGACAGCAAATGGGAAAATGCATGGATCAACTGGTTGCAAAAACTGGAAGCCTGGAACAACACTTCCGGCAACAAGCCCAAGCCCGTGTTCTTTATATGTCACAGTTTTCAGCTGGCTTGTAAATATTATAAGGTAGGCCAGGTGTGTAAAAGGCATTCTGCTGCTTTTGGCGCTTTTCCGGTGCACCAGCTTCAGGCAGGCAAACAGGAAACCCTGTTTCAGGGCCTGCATGACCCTTTTTATGCAGTAGACAGCCGCAACTACCAGGTAGTTCAGCCCGACTTAAACCGTATACAGGAAATAGGTGGCCAGTTACTGGCTATTGAAAAAGAGCGTCCGCACGTACCTTACGAACGGGCGATAATGGCTATACGCTTTAATAAGTACTTTATAGGCACCCAGTTTCATCCGGAAGCAGATGCCGAAGGCACCAGTAAACATTTACAACGGGAAGATAAAAAAGCAGCTATTATAGAAAGTTATGGCGAGGAGAAATGGCATAGTATGATGGAGGCCATGATAAACCCGGAAAAGATCAACCACACACAACAACATATTTTACCGGCATTTTTAAACAATGCGTTGCTGTAA
- a CDS encoding diacylglycerol/lipid kinase family protein produces MKTVEILHNPNAGEEEHTQKQLVKSIKAAGFKCRYLSTKTDDWKDAGKDAAFYIIAGGDGTIRKVAKSINCNETPNLPIAILPLGTANNIAQTMGLMQSTEAIINSWHTYHIKQVDTGTVTGYTKPLFFLEGFGYGIFPKLMQQMEPFDKVIDGAEERMQKALELLYSLILAAPAVDYTITIDNKDYSGKYLMAEVMNIQSIGPNLHLAPHADPGDGYLDVILITENQRGTLLAYVDQLRNNATDAVFSLHALAAQQVQISSSELYLHADDKLLIAEQPLTLDITLSESKLQFLITPATE; encoded by the coding sequence ATGAAAACAGTAGAAATATTGCATAACCCCAACGCAGGCGAGGAAGAACACACTCAAAAGCAATTAGTTAAAAGCATTAAAGCCGCAGGTTTTAAATGTAGATATTTATCAACAAAAACCGATGACTGGAAGGATGCGGGTAAAGATGCGGCCTTTTATATTATTGCCGGCGGCGACGGCACCATACGTAAAGTAGCCAAAAGCATTAACTGTAACGAAACACCTAACCTGCCTATCGCTATCCTTCCATTAGGCACTGCTAATAACATTGCACAAACGATGGGGCTGATGCAATCTACCGAAGCCATTATTAACAGCTGGCACACATATCATATTAAACAAGTAGATACCGGCACGGTTACAGGATACACCAAACCCCTGTTTTTTTTAGAAGGATTTGGCTATGGTATTTTCCCTAAACTGATGCAGCAAATGGAGCCGTTTGATAAAGTCATAGACGGTGCAGAAGAAAGAATGCAAAAAGCATTGGAACTGTTATACAGCCTGATACTGGCCGCGCCTGCCGTTGATTACACTATCACCATTGATAATAAAGATTATTCCGGCAAATACCTGATGGCTGAAGTAATGAACATTCAATCCATTGGCCCAAATCTGCACCTGGCCCCACACGCCGATCCGGGCGATGGTTATTTAGACGTGATATTGATAACCGAAAACCAGCGCGGCACCTTGCTGGCTTACGTAGATCAGTTAAGGAATAATGCAACAGATGCCGTGTTTTCCTTGCACGCACTGGCTGCTCAACAGGTACAAATAAGTAGCAGTGAACTATACCTGCATGCGGATGATAAGCTG
- the surE gene encoding 5'/3'-nucleotidase SurE has translation MRILVTNDDGIYSPGIACLAKVASRFGEVRIVAPDVEQSSMGQAITASRPLSYKASPISFDGLQAYRVNGTPADCVALGMHLWATTDVVLSGINMGTNLGNAMWHSGTLAAAKQAVLLGCRGIAVSTVADKTEPDFATLEPFVAEALTMALQHDDPDLHLININLPPNPVGMKWTRQSVRFYDNQVVPGTDPMGRKHYWYTVIPLEAAEEGTDRWAVEQGLVSITPLRLDLTDEKALAKAQQLQAALSR, from the coding sequence ATGAGAATACTGGTAACAAACGACGATGGTATTTATAGTCCGGGCATAGCGTGCCTGGCAAAAGTAGCCTCCCGCTTTGGAGAAGTAAGGATAGTGGCGCCTGATGTGGAACAGAGTTCTATGGGGCAGGCCATCACCGCTTCCCGTCCTTTATCTTATAAAGCATCACCCATTTCTTTTGATGGGTTACAGGCATACCGTGTGAATGGAACACCGGCCGATTGTGTGGCATTAGGGATGCACCTGTGGGCTACAACTGATGTAGTGCTGTCGGGTATTAATATGGGTACCAATCTGGGGAATGCCATGTGGCATTCAGGTACACTGGCTGCGGCTAAACAGGCTGTATTGCTGGGGTGCCGGGGAATAGCCGTGAGTACGGTAGCAGATAAAACCGAGCCTGATTTTGCAACGCTGGAGCCTTTTGTAGCCGAAGCGTTAACGATGGCTTTACAACATGATGATCCGGATTTGCATTTGATTAATATTAACCTGCCGCCTAACCCGGTAGGAATGAAATGGACACGCCAGTCGGTACGGTTTTACGATAACCAGGTGGTGCCGGGTACAGACCCTATGGGCCGTAAACATTACTGGTATACGGTGATACCATTGGAAGCAGCAGAAGAAGGAACAGACAGGTGGGCAGTAGAACAGGGATTGGTGTCTATCACTCCTTTGCGCTTAGACTTAACAGATGAAAAGGCACTGGCTAAAGCACAGCAATTACAGGCGGCTCTTTCCAGGTGA
- a CDS encoding response regulator — protein MKNYRILVIDDEADFTLLLKNYLTRLGHTVSTAGTITQGLEEAEAFKPEVIFLDNHLPDGLGWQQVPLLKEKYPDTTINLMSAYYTHLAHLKEYPDVQFIEKPLGLKAISNLLANPANA, from the coding sequence ATGAAAAACTACCGGATTTTAGTGATAGATGATGAAGCTGATTTTACCCTGTTGTTAAAGAATTACTTAACACGCTTAGGCCACACGGTATCTACAGCCGGTACAATTACCCAAGGTTTGGAAGAAGCTGAAGCTTTTAAACCAGAGGTCATTTTCCTGGATAACCACCTGCCCGATGGCTTAGGCTGGCAGCAGGTGCCTTTATTAAAAGAAAAATATCCCGATACCACCATTAATCTCATGAGCGCTTATTACACGCACCTGGCCCATTTGAAAGAATATCCGGATGTGCAATTTATTGAAAAGCCCCTGGGTTTAAAGGCTATTTCCAACTTACTGGCCAATCCCGCCAACGCTTAA
- the ku gene encoding non-homologous end joining protein Ku, which produces MRSLWKGAIGFGLVNIPVNLYSAIENSSLNLDMLDKKDHSRIHFKRVNDAGKEVPWKSIVKGYELNGKYVILEDKDFEKASPEKTQLIQVNEFANQEDIDPMLYETPYYLEPRAEGKKAYVLLRDAISKTGKIGVGTFVLRNKEHLCALTTSGNIMLLYTLRFPEEIRDSSDIKVPTSKTTAAEMKMAMALIANLTPSKFNMNKYKDTYTDALLDIIKKKQKGIKTPPAKLKVVHRNTSDLVSQLKASLSGKAKSKSQKKAS; this is translated from the coding sequence ATGAGATCTTTATGGAAAGGCGCTATTGGCTTTGGCCTGGTAAACATTCCCGTTAACCTGTACAGCGCTATCGAAAACAGTTCGTTAAACCTGGATATGCTGGATAAAAAAGACCATTCACGTATACACTTTAAAAGAGTGAATGACGCAGGAAAAGAGGTACCCTGGAAAAGTATCGTAAAAGGATATGAATTGAATGGTAAATATGTGATACTGGAGGATAAGGATTTTGAAAAAGCCAGTCCCGAAAAAACACAACTGATTCAGGTAAACGAATTTGCCAATCAGGAAGATATTGACCCAATGTTGTACGAAACACCTTATTACCTCGAGCCCCGCGCCGAAGGTAAAAAAGCCTATGTGTTACTACGTGATGCTATTAGCAAAACAGGCAAAATTGGCGTAGGCACCTTTGTGCTGCGCAATAAAGAACATTTATGCGCCCTCACTACCAGTGGCAATATTATGCTGTTATATACTTTACGTTTTCCCGAGGAGATAAGAGACTCCAGCGACATTAAGGTGCCGACATCTAAAACCACTGCTGCTGAAATGAAAATGGCTATGGCGCTTATCGCCAACCTTACTCCTTCTAAATTCAACATGAACAAGTATAAAGACACTTATACCGATGCCTTACTGGACATTATCAAAAAGAAACAAAAAGGGATAAAAACACCGCCTGCCAAATTGAAGGTGGTACATAGAAACACCAGCGACCTGGTTAGTCAGCTGAAGGCCAGCCTGAGTGGCAAAGCCAAATCTAAATCGCAGAAAAAAGCGTCTTAA
- a CDS encoding sensor histidine kinase: MTRITTGNPMPAVFNDNTSRVSTASEVSRDTEVFLKYGTWENYLENQTFWWSNGMYILFGYDPADKETLHISTDFYYSHMYPEDVEQAQKIRQSWESFPGYYSWDFRIKDRQGNIKVLESNARMIRDANGVLVKVVGTTRDITDLRTYQRGLEAKIQELNRSNKELEEFAYIASHDLQEPLRKFNTFGERLQVKYSAVLEKDGNFYLDRMMAAAQVMRELIDNLLDYSRISGNNHEFSRVSLPRVIADVLSNLELQIEESNAVVEVEPLPEIEAIPLQMQQLFTNLISNAIKFSNNQPSPLIQIKAGRPQPEELLQWPLLSNMPVYKITVKDNGIGFDQEDAIRIFQIFQRLHGKAEYKGSGIGLSICKRILEVHNGVIYAESEPGKGASFIILIPEIR; this comes from the coding sequence TTGACGAGAATAACAACCGGTAACCCTATGCCTGCTGTATTTAATGATAATACCTCCCGTGTTTCCACTGCTTCGGAAGTAAGCCGTGATACAGAAGTGTTTCTGAAATATGGCACCTGGGAAAATTACCTGGAAAATCAAACTTTCTGGTGGTCGAATGGTATGTATATACTATTTGGCTACGATCCTGCCGATAAAGAAACGTTGCATATTTCCACTGATTTTTACTACAGTCATATGTATCCCGAGGATGTGGAGCAGGCGCAGAAGATCCGGCAGAGCTGGGAAAGCTTTCCGGGATATTATTCATGGGATTTTCGCATTAAAGACAGGCAGGGCAATATAAAGGTGCTGGAAAGCAATGCGCGCATGATACGGGATGCCAACGGGGTACTGGTGAAAGTAGTTGGCACCACGCGTGATATTACCGATTTGCGTACTTACCAGCGTGGGCTGGAAGCTAAAATACAGGAGCTGAACCGTAGCAATAAAGAGCTGGAAGAGTTTGCTTATATCGCTTCACATGATTTGCAGGAGCCTTTGCGCAAGTTTAATACGTTTGGCGAGCGGCTACAGGTAAAGTACAGTGCCGTACTGGAAAAGGATGGTAATTTTTACCTGGACCGTATGATGGCGGCAGCGCAGGTAATGCGCGAGCTGATAGATAACCTGCTGGATTACTCGCGCATTAGTGGTAATAACCACGAATTTAGCCGTGTATCCTTACCCCGCGTAATAGCCGATGTGTTAAGCAACCTGGAATTACAGATAGAAGAATCGAATGCCGTAGTAGAGGTAGAGCCTTTGCCGGAGATAGAAGCTATTCCATTGCAAATGCAGCAGCTTTTCACCAATCTTATTTCCAACGCCATTAAGTTCAGTAATAACCAGCCATCGCCGCTGATACAGATAAAGGCCGGAAGGCCCCAGCCGGAAGAGTTGTTGCAATGGCCTTTGCTGAGCAATATGCCGGTGTATAAGATTACGGTCAAAGACAACGGTATTGGCTTTGACCAGGAAGATGCTATCCGTATTTTCCAGATATTCCAGCGTTTACATGGTAAGGCGGAATATAAGGGGTCGGGAATTGGTCTTTCTATTTGCAAAAGAATTTTAGAAGTTCATAACGGGGTAATCTATGCTGAAAGCGAGCCTGGTAAAGGTGCTTCTTTCATTATACTGATACCCGAAATAAGGTAG